In the genome of Rhodamnia argentea isolate NSW1041297 chromosome 3, ASM2092103v1, whole genome shotgun sequence, one region contains:
- the LOC115728041 gene encoding uncharacterized protein LOC115728041 codes for MDLAPEELQFLTISDVLRESVAIPRRSPKTFYLVTLTFIFPLSFAILAHSLFTHPLVNRLQYPSSDRAETRHEWALLLAFQFCYLLFLFAFSLLSTAAVVFAVASLYTSKPVSFASTLAAIPRVFKRLFVTFLWVTLLMVGYYVVFVAFVVLLLFAIDTQNAPLLLFSLVVIFVLFLVVHVYITALWHMASVVSVLEPLLGFAAMRKSYELLKGRTRMAAILVFGYLLICGVINGIFGGVVVHGGDSHGVFGRIVVGGFLVGVLVIVNLVGLLVQSVFYYVCKSYHHQGIDKTALHDHLGGYLGEYVPLKSSIQMEDI; via the coding sequence ATGGATCTTGCGCCTGAAGAGCTCCAGTTCCTCACCATCTCCGACGTCCTCCGCGAATCTGTCGCCATCCCCAGGCGGTCCCCGAAGACCTTCTACCTCGTGACCCTGACCTTCATCTTCCCTCTCTCCTTCGCCATCCTGGCCCACTCCCTCTTCACCCACCCCCTCGTCAACCGCCTCCAGTACCCGTCCTCCGACCGGGCCGAGACCCGCCACGAGTGGGCCCTCCTCCTCGCCTTCCAGTTCTGctacctcctcttcctcttcgccttctCCCTCCTCTCCACCGCCGCCGTCGTCTTCGCCGTCGCCTCCCTCTACACCTCCAAGCCCGTCTCCTTCGCCTCCACCCTCGCCGCCATCCCCAGGGTCTTCAAGCGCCTCTTCGTCACCTTCCTCTGGGTCACCCTCCTCATGGTCGGCTACTACGTCGTGTTCGTCGCGTTCGTCGTGCTCCTCCTCTTCGCGATCGACACGCAAAATGCGCCCTTGCTGCTGTTCTCGCTTGTTGTGATCTTCGTGCTGTTCCTGGTGGTTCACGTCTATATCACCGCATTGTGGCACATGGCGAGTGTGGTGTCGGTGCTCGAGCCGCTCCTCGGGTTCGCGGCGATGAGGAAGAGCTACGAGTTGCTCAAGGGCCGGACCCGGATGGCGGCCATTTTGGTTTTCGGGTATCTGTTGATCTGCGGGGTGATCAATGGGATCTTTGGTGGGGTGGTGGTGCACGGCGGGGACAGCCACGGTGTTTTTGGGAGGATCGTGGTGGGCGGGTTCTTGGTCGGGGTGTTGGTGATTGTCAACTTGGTTGGTTTGTTGGTGCAGAGTGTGTTCTACTACGTCTGCAAGAGTTATCATCACCAGGGGATCGATAAGACGGCTCTTCATGATCATCTCGGCGGGTACCTCGGCGAGTATGTGCCACTCAAGAGCAGCATTCAGATGGAGGATATCTGA